A region of Candidatus Sysuiplasma jiujiangense DNA encodes the following proteins:
- a CDS encoding PDZ domain-containing protein — translation MTAEIHYKVDARDHRLNCLKVEMLLTPGKGEVELSMPVWSPGAYHVEDYAKHIVEIEAFSASGRKLRLEKTDKRNWKFRADGGMVTVRYRVHAHTVSVHHSFFDDSHLTINGPSVFLSAAGFEKLPAEVEIIPHEGWNSVSTGLRLTDEKWKFRADNYDILLDSPIEAGNHESVHFTYMGRDHEIAIYGSSTIDRPVFAADVEKIVRAEIAIMKDVPYDRYVFIYDLVPGAGGGLEHLNSTHCLADPFHFGLREEYLGKLSTISHEFFHLWNVKRLRPMPLGPFDYSKEVYTKLLWFSEGFTSYYTHAALRKARIVSTGELMRGHARAAETFLGTPGRYYQSAEESSFDTWIKFYKPEENTVNSVISYYTKGQLIGMLLDIFIIDATGGSKRLDDVMRLLYQRTYKKGRGFTEDDFIDALQSVSGKECETIYREMISSRGDLPFGRYLSLAGIEMKWEKERKEGYLGIRMSESAPETVANVLEGTGAAGAALLPGDELIAVDGMRVKPADIAGRIREHQPGETVAVTVSRFGVLKEIRVKLGERPGTLRFVQSKNAGMKQKNNFEKWAYAKWKDGISYENVKDPQSYRKRYDII, via the coding sequence ATGACAGCAGAAATACATTACAAGGTTGATGCGCGTGACCACAGGCTGAACTGCCTGAAGGTCGAGATGCTGCTGACACCTGGAAAAGGTGAAGTGGAATTGAGCATGCCCGTGTGGAGCCCCGGCGCCTATCACGTCGAAGACTATGCAAAACACATAGTCGAGATAGAGGCATTCAGTGCTTCGGGAAGGAAACTGCGGCTGGAGAAAACAGACAAGAGGAACTGGAAATTCAGGGCAGACGGAGGCATGGTTACCGTCAGGTACAGGGTGCATGCGCACACTGTATCCGTCCACCACAGTTTCTTTGACGATTCGCACCTGACAATTAACGGCCCCAGCGTCTTTCTTTCTGCAGCGGGGTTTGAGAAGCTGCCGGCCGAGGTGGAAATAATTCCGCATGAGGGCTGGAACAGCGTATCCACCGGTCTTAGGCTGACGGACGAAAAGTGGAAGTTCAGGGCGGACAACTACGACATACTGCTCGATTCGCCCATAGAGGCGGGAAATCATGAATCGGTGCATTTCACGTACATGGGCAGGGATCATGAGATTGCCATCTACGGCTCAAGCACGATAGACAGGCCGGTATTTGCCGCCGATGTGGAGAAAATAGTGCGCGCGGAAATAGCCATAATGAAGGACGTTCCATACGACAGGTACGTCTTCATATACGACCTGGTACCGGGAGCCGGAGGCGGGCTGGAACATCTTAATTCCACCCACTGTCTTGCAGATCCGTTCCACTTCGGGCTGAGAGAAGAGTATCTGGGCAAACTCAGCACCATATCGCACGAATTCTTCCATCTCTGGAACGTGAAGAGGCTCCGCCCCATGCCGCTTGGTCCATTTGATTATTCGAAGGAGGTGTACACGAAACTGCTCTGGTTCTCCGAGGGGTTCACTTCCTACTACACCCATGCCGCACTGAGAAAGGCACGCATAGTTTCGACAGGCGAGCTGATGAGGGGTCATGCGAGGGCGGCCGAAACGTTTCTCGGCACGCCCGGGAGATACTACCAGAGCGCAGAGGAGTCGAGTTTCGACACATGGATCAAGTTCTACAAACCGGAAGAAAACACGGTAAACAGCGTGATATCCTACTATACAAAGGGCCAGCTGATAGGCATGCTCCTGGATATTTTCATAATAGATGCCACAGGCGGCAGCAAGAGGCTTGACGATGTGATGCGTCTGCTCTACCAGCGAACATACAAAAAAGGGAGGGGCTTCACGGAGGATGACTTCATCGACGCTCTTCAGTCGGTCTCAGGGAAAGAATGCGAAACCATCTACAGAGAAATGATCTCCTCCAGGGGAGATCTGCCCTTCGGCAGATATCTTTCGCTGGCAGGCATCGAAATGAAGTGGGAGAAGGAAAGGAAGGAGGGATACCTGGGCATCAGGATGTCGGAGAGCGCACCGGAAACAGTGGCGAACGTCCTTGAGGGGACCGGCGCAGCCGGCGCTGCCTTACTTCCCGGAGACGAGCTGATTGCTGTCGACGGAATGAGGGTGAAACCTGCCGACATAGCGGGCAGGATCAGGGAGCATCAGCCCGGCGAGACTGTCGCCGTGACAGTCTCAAGATTCGGCGTGCTGAAGGAGATACGCGTGAAACTGGGAGAGAGGCCGGGAACGCTGAGATTCGTTCAGTCGAAAAATGCAGGCATGA
- a CDS encoding haloacid dehalogenase, translating into MALVNFEAVMAEVERELDERDELREIAIRKSREIVRTSSELIFKLHTDRQGRDVVEGFRQLKSSVMELETLLADNWEIYYSGFVEEALQEYVEASLFRCVMTGREIPTHLQMKVDASVYILGLSDLIGELRRAALNSMIDGRIDMAEKLVGDMEILYLAISRLHYPSRLTQIRKKQDTARAMLDRTLGELSTAIASRTMKKAAAGRGRAVRGKQRTSGD; encoded by the coding sequence ATGGCGCTTGTGAATTTTGAAGCGGTGATGGCGGAAGTTGAGAGGGAGCTTGACGAGAGGGACGAACTGAGGGAGATTGCAATCAGAAAATCAAGGGAAATAGTGAGGACATCCTCTGAACTGATATTCAAACTGCACACAGACCGGCAAGGCAGGGATGTTGTTGAAGGCTTCAGGCAACTGAAATCAAGCGTCATGGAGCTCGAAACGCTTCTTGCCGACAACTGGGAGATCTATTACAGCGGATTTGTTGAGGAGGCACTGCAGGAATACGTCGAGGCGTCTCTCTTCAGATGCGTTATGACCGGAAGGGAGATACCGACGCATTTGCAGATGAAAGTGGACGCTTCCGTCTACATCCTCGGCCTCTCCGACCTCATAGGAGAACTGAGACGTGCTGCGCTGAACAGTATGATTGACGGAAGGATAGACATGGCGGAAAAACTCGTGGGCGACATGGAAATACTGTATCTGGCAATATCCAGGCTGCACTATCCCTCCAGGCTGACACAGATAAGGAAGAAGCAGGACACGGCGAGGGCCATGCTGGACAGGACGCTAGGCGAGCTGAGCACCGCAATAGCTTCGCGCACAATGAAGAAGGCGGCTGCCGGCAGAGGCAGAGCCGTGCGCGGGAAACAGCGAACATCGGGCGATTGA
- the purD gene encoding phosphoribosylamine--glycine ligase: MRILVVGGGCREHIISERLRSEGNSIVSVMRNKNPGIARISSALALREENEVAGTVDFAVENGADFAVIGPEGPLAAGLPDALQKRGIKCFGPTLGAAEIETSKAFARRLMEKYGIPGNPGYAVFENYTDAAGFIDNCSYDVVVKPSGLTGGKGVRIVGEQLGDNADAKIYVKELLGGKGASVVIEERLIGEEFSLQAVTDGRKMVAFPLAQDHKRAFEGDRGPNTGGMGSYTAGNMLLPFVSEADRENAMYITQRVLSALSSEDRMFRGLIYGNFMVTAEGVRLLEFNARFADPEAMNVLSVTEGNLTETLASAAEGSVKNMLNFENVSTVCRYFVPSGYGEKPVSGSEIRIEEEGVRSSGVMLYFGSVNAEGGRLLTTASRSFALLAKGDEPWEAAGKIENASRFVSGPVYSRRDIGTKEEMERKRMIGEKLHGRI, encoded by the coding sequence ATGCGGATACTGGTAGTCGGCGGAGGATGCAGGGAGCACATCATTTCCGAAAGATTGCGGTCTGAGGGAAACAGCATTGTTTCCGTAATGAGGAACAAAAATCCCGGCATAGCACGCATCTCATCCGCACTGGCCCTCAGGGAGGAGAACGAAGTTGCGGGAACGGTCGATTTTGCTGTGGAGAATGGTGCCGATTTTGCAGTAATCGGACCAGAGGGGCCTCTGGCCGCAGGACTCCCGGATGCACTGCAGAAGCGCGGTATAAAATGTTTCGGTCCCACGCTTGGCGCCGCGGAGATAGAGACCTCAAAGGCATTTGCAAGAAGGCTGATGGAAAAGTACGGCATACCCGGAAATCCGGGATATGCCGTATTCGAAAACTACACGGACGCAGCCGGATTTATCGACAACTGCTCCTATGATGTCGTGGTAAAACCAAGCGGTCTGACAGGCGGAAAGGGCGTCAGGATAGTCGGTGAACAGCTCGGCGACAACGCTGATGCAAAGATATACGTGAAGGAGCTGCTCGGCGGGAAGGGCGCGTCGGTTGTCATCGAAGAAAGACTCATCGGGGAGGAGTTCAGCCTGCAGGCGGTAACGGACGGCAGGAAAATGGTTGCATTCCCGCTTGCCCAGGATCACAAGAGGGCTTTCGAGGGGGACAGAGGACCGAACACAGGCGGCATGGGATCCTATACGGCAGGGAACATGCTACTGCCGTTCGTGAGCGAAGCCGACAGGGAGAATGCAATGTACATAACACAGCGCGTTCTTTCAGCGCTGTCATCCGAGGACAGGATGTTCAGGGGACTGATTTACGGCAACTTCATGGTAACTGCGGAAGGTGTCAGACTGCTGGAGTTCAATGCAAGATTTGCTGATCCCGAGGCGATGAATGTCCTCTCCGTGACAGAAGGAAACCTGACGGAGACGCTGGCCTCCGCGGCGGAAGGCAGCGTGAAGAACATGCTCAATTTTGAGAATGTCAGCACAGTGTGCAGGTATTTCGTTCCCAGCGGTTACGGGGAAAAGCCCGTTTCCGGTTCAGAGATAAGGATAGAAGAGGAAGGCGTTCGCAGTAGCGGCGTCATGCTGTATTTCGGATCTGTAAATGCGGAAGGCGGGAGACTGCTCACAACCGCTTCCCGCTCCTTCGCCCTGCTTGCAAAAGGGGACGAACCCTGGGAGGCGGCAGGCAAGATTGAAAACGCATCCAGGTTTGTATCCGGGCCGGTTTACAGCAGAAGGGATATAGGAACGAAAGAGGAAATGGAAAGGAAGAGAATGATCGGAGAGAAACTGCATGGAAGAATCTGA